The Alkalihalobacillus sp. LMS6 genomic interval GCGTCACCGCAAGCATACCACCACTAAAAACAAGACCTGAATCCCAGCTAGAAAACGGCTCCATCCAACCTCTTGCATAGGCTTCTTCAAATGCCCAGCTCGAAAGGAAAAATAGTGCTAATGCAGCAAAGACACTCATAATGAGCACCATATCTGACTTTTCGGTTCCTAGGAAATATGTGAGTGGAAACGCAATTACTGCCAGCAACAAAGCAACTGCAATTCCTCCGAGAAAGGTATAAAGTGTTTCCGAGGTAAGAAGGCCTCCATTAATAAAATCGCCAACTACAAAAACAACTGTCGCTACGACCATTCCAACAAGCATAAACAATAAGAACAGGAGGTAATGACTTTGAACAACGTTTCCTCGATTAACAGGCGTTGTTAAAACAAATTTGCCCCAGCCTGATTTCGCTTCGTGCTTTAGCACTTCTAAAGCAGGTGAGACCATAAAAATAATGGGGATAAACAGCGCAAATGATAAAAGAAAATCGTTTCCTAATGCAATAAATAAAGCAGAAAGGAACACACTTAATGCTAAATAACCCCAAAAGCTACGGCTGACCATATAATAATTAGTTAGCAATAATCCACTCATCCCTTTTCACCTCGCATAAGCAGTAGTGCAATATCATCGATCGTAAATTTCTGCTCCTCTACATGATTTGGAACTTTTTCTTTATTAGATACCAGTACTTCCATTCCCTCATTTTGTCGCCTATAGGTGATGAGCATGTCGTCTTCAATTTGTGCACATTCCTCATCTGTACAATGAAAAATCGCATAGTTCTGCAGTAAATCCTCTTTCTCCACTTTCAAAATAATTTGACCATTTTTAATAAAAATAAGCGAGTCGGCTATCTTCTCGATGTCACTTGTAATATGACTGGATAGTAAAATTCCCCGCTGCCCGTCCTTCACGAACTCTTGCAACACTTCCAGTAATTCTTCTCGTCCTGATGGATCGAGACCTGCGGTAGCTTCATCTAAAATGAGTAAGCGTGCTTGATGGGATAACGCGATGGCGACGGAAATCTTCATCGACATTCCTCTTGAGAAGGTGCCAACTTTCTTATCACGAGGTAAAGAAAATAGATCAATGTAATAAGCAAACGTATCGGTTTCCCAGCGTGTATAAAGCTTCTTAAATACTTTTCCTAGTTGATTAATGGTTAAGTCATAAGGCAAATTCATATCATCGAACACAACACCAATGTCTTCTTTAATCGCCGAATCTTTTGCATCCATGGGATCACCGAAGATATGGATATCTCCATCATCTTTTTGCAACGTCCCGATAATCGAGCCCATCGTCGTTGATTTTCCCGCACCATTTTCGCCAATAAAACCAACAATTGAACCTGCTGGGATTGAAAAAGATACATGCTTTAAAGCAAAGCCATTTCCATCGTAACGCTTAGATAGATCTTTTACGTCTAGAATTTCCGCCACTCCACTCTCCTCCAGTCGTCTTCATCCTCAAATATGTTTAACTATCCAATATATACCAACTTTATAACTAGGCTAAACCTCATAATTGGAAAAGGTCGATTTAATCAAACGTTTAATTACATTCGTGTGATGGGTACGGAAACCGGTATAACGTATGGAAAGAGGCTGATTCAAATGACAAAAAGAGTGACTCGTTTGTTCATCCAGCTTGTTTTATTTGTGGGTAGCTTTATCCTCATGTTTTGGCTCATTTCACCACTCATGGACTACTTATTTGCAAACAGTAGCCGAGGCGTCACGTTCTCTGTCAATATTCTCCTGTTGCCACTTCTGATCGTCGCTTCTTTCCTTCTGACCACGTTCATTTATGAGAAAATAGAAGACGTATTTTCACCTTAACTCTCTTTCCTAAGGGTCACTAAACAACGCGTGTTGGCTGGAGGAGTATGCCTGTGATATATCGACATTGCTGCTTTATTTGTTGTATCAAATTCTCCAGAGACGTGCTTGGCACCTTGTTGGTTTAGCCATTTAATTTGCGCATCTATAAGCTGTTGCAACTGTTCGAAGCAA includes:
- a CDS encoding ABC-2 transporter permease; protein product: MSGLLLTNYYMVSRSFWGYLALSVFLSALFIALGNDFLLSFALFIPIIFMVSPALEVLKHEAKSGWGKFVLTTPVNRGNVVQSHYLLFLLFMLVGMVVATVVFVVGDFINGGLLTSETLYTFLGGIAVALLLAVIAFPLTYFLGTEKSDMVLIMSVFAALALFFLSSWAFEEAYARGWMEPFSSWDSGLVFSGGMLAVTLVLFVISFFVAMGIYKRKEF
- a CDS encoding ABC transporter ATP-binding protein; translation: MAEILDVKDLSKRYDGNGFALKHVSFSIPAGSIVGFIGENGAGKSTTMGSIIGTLQKDDGDIHIFGDPMDAKDSAIKEDIGVVFDDMNLPYDLTINQLGKVFKKLYTRWETDTFAYYIDLFSLPRDKKVGTFSRGMSMKISVAIALSHQARLLILDEATAGLDPSGREELLEVLQEFVKDGQRGILLSSHITSDIEKIADSLIFIKNGQIILKVEKEDLLQNYAIFHCTDEECAQIEDDMLITYRRQNEGMEVLVSNKEKVPNHVEEQKFTIDDIALLLMRGEKG